A genomic window from Exiguobacterium acetylicum DSM 20416 includes:
- a CDS encoding amidohydrolase codes for MGTLYVNGLIRTMAHEEDVHSAMFVEKTRIIAMGEEGKLRRRFGRRIDQIHDLNGKAVYPAFTDAHIHLIGYGEAINRVDASRYTTLEALGQAFLKAEPVNGIHVAEGYDETKLDRAPTKAWLNQLFPDAPALLKRTDRHTALVNDVLFQQLGYKASTVIEGGKVGISDNGEADGFLYDAALEPLYALQAGNLERNKSSLRSAIKNLYQYGIIAAHTEDLSYHGDVADILQAYKEVTQETGFHTHLLVHHLVIDEFVQQQPTLPSTMSIGAMKLFVDGALGGRTALLGRGYSDDPTTRGIEVHTPEQLEQLVKRARSYGFTVAAHVIGDLAIERFVQVLEKYPAPKGKRDRIIHATVVRPETLARIRKLPVLIDVQPVFLLDDADFIVDRLGLNRLDWSYRLRSLAETGALLCGGADAPISDPDVRRSLYAATEGTAGRVNKTNETLSMFEALLLFTKNPHLATETHGRKGLLLPGYDADFVIFEEDFYRLRGEAILNNRLVETVQAGKTVYQAEAALV; via the coding sequence ATGGGAACACTATACGTAAACGGATTGATTCGAACGATGGCACACGAAGAGGATGTCCATTCAGCGATGTTCGTCGAGAAGACGCGGATCATCGCGATGGGAGAGGAAGGAAAGCTACGCCGCCGTTTCGGTAGACGTATTGATCAAATTCACGACTTGAACGGAAAAGCTGTATATCCAGCCTTTACGGATGCGCATATTCATCTGATCGGTTACGGGGAAGCGATCAATCGTGTCGATGCCTCGCGCTATACGACGCTTGAAGCGTTAGGGCAAGCTTTTCTCAAGGCGGAACCAGTCAATGGGATCCATGTGGCAGAAGGCTATGACGAAACGAAGCTTGATCGTGCACCGACGAAAGCATGGCTCAATCAGTTGTTCCCTGATGCACCTGCCTTGTTGAAACGAACAGACCGGCATACAGCACTTGTCAACGATGTCTTGTTCCAACAGCTCGGATATAAAGCGTCGACTGTCATCGAAGGTGGAAAGGTCGGTATATCGGATAATGGTGAAGCTGACGGATTCTTGTACGATGCGGCGCTTGAACCTTTATATGCGTTACAAGCTGGAAACTTGGAGCGGAATAAATCGTCCCTCCGGTCAGCGATTAAGAATTTATACCAATACGGCATCATTGCGGCACACACAGAAGACTTGTCGTATCACGGTGATGTCGCGGACATCTTGCAAGCCTATAAGGAAGTGACGCAAGAGACAGGCTTCCATACGCATTTGCTCGTGCATCATCTTGTCATTGATGAGTTCGTGCAACAACAACCTACTTTACCGTCAACGATGTCAATTGGTGCGATGAAACTGTTCGTCGACGGCGCTCTCGGAGGACGAACAGCTCTTCTCGGTCGTGGTTATTCCGATGATCCGACGACACGTGGTATTGAAGTGCATACGCCAGAACAACTCGAGCAACTCGTCAAACGTGCACGTAGTTACGGGTTCACAGTCGCGGCACACGTCATCGGGGATTTAGCGATCGAGCGGTTCGTACAGGTGCTCGAGAAGTATCCTGCGCCAAAAGGGAAACGAGATCGCATCATTCATGCGACGGTCGTCCGACCAGAAACGCTTGCGCGAATTCGGAAGTTACCGGTCTTGATTGACGTCCAACCGGTCTTTTTACTGGATGACGCCGATTTCATCGTCGATCGACTCGGGTTGAACCGCTTAGACTGGAGTTATCGCTTACGTTCGTTAGCTGAGACCGGCGCATTATTGTGCGGCGGAGCAGATGCGCCGATCTCTGACCCCGATGTCCGACGGTCGCTTTATGCAGCAACCGAAGGAACGGCAGGGCGTGTCAATAAAACGAACGAGACGTTATCGATGTTTGAAGCCTTATTGCTCTTTACGAAAAATCCACATCTCGCGACGGAAACACATGGTCGAAAAGGATTGCTCTTACCTGGCTATGATGCCGACTTCGTCATCTTTGAAGAAGACTTCTATCGCCTGCGTGGGGAAGCGATCTTAAATAACCGTTTGGTCGAGACGGTCCAAGCTGGAAAAACCGTTTATCAGGCGGAAGCCGCGTTAGTGTGA
- a CDS encoding septation ring formation regulator EzrA produces the protein MKQKALRMRERIHQLAQEFSILREKYEISADLGIHYETIQRDEELLFEAAKDLDESIAGKIIPFSMLEDQMRDAIRLEEQLMIQYERFTVELQALRKEETEVRERIVEWRHQLSQTRLRLKRLGLPNLPAEVEEALRNANRSLQTLETRLEELPFNVRSIVAQSQDVQETFKHVQERLDTLVFEVTYAERLVQYANRYRRHDNEIHMSLTIAETKFLAGDYERTIVLAERVLNEYDPAAIERIKRSCAPEETLHV, from the coding sequence TTGAAACAAAAAGCGCTACGGATGCGTGAACGGATTCATCAATTGGCACAAGAATTCAGCATCTTACGTGAAAAATATGAAATCTCAGCAGATTTAGGGATTCATTATGAGACGATCCAGCGTGACGAAGAGCTACTGTTTGAAGCTGCAAAAGATCTCGATGAGTCGATTGCCGGAAAAATCATTCCGTTCAGTATGCTCGAAGATCAGATGCGCGATGCGATTCGCCTCGAAGAACAGTTGATGATTCAGTACGAACGCTTTACGGTCGAACTCCAGGCACTTCGAAAAGAAGAGACGGAAGTTCGCGAACGAATCGTCGAATGGCGTCATCAGCTGTCGCAGACACGTCTCCGTCTGAAACGACTCGGATTACCGAACTTACCGGCTGAGGTGGAAGAAGCGCTCCGAAATGCGAATCGTTCACTGCAGACGCTTGAAACACGGCTCGAAGAGTTACCGTTTAACGTTCGATCGATCGTCGCACAAAGTCAAGACGTCCAAGAAACGTTTAAACATGTGCAAGAACGGTTAGATACATTAGTGTTCGAAGTCACGTATGCCGAACGGCTCGTCCAGTATGCGAACCGGTACCGTCGCCACGACAACGAGATACATATGTCGCTGACGATCGCGGAAACGAAGTTCTTAGCGGGAGACTATGAACGAACGATTGTCTTAGCGGAACGTGTCCTAAATGAATACGATCCGGCCGCGATCGAACGTATTAAACGGTCGTGTGCACCAGAAGAAACATTGCACGTTTAA
- a CDS encoding septation ring formation regulator EzrA gives MWAWVIGVIVIVLLVMLFSMISRKKYYAKIDELDMRKQGIVSASIPKELQDLKQLPMAGETETKFSSWHQAWEELLTVHVAQIDETLYRAEEALDKYRFIAVKNDLEVTEQLIAELEGLIDEMLVEMSTFKTNQSVLAELKAQGEADSGQVRKSLLIQANSFGPALARLEERSEQIDAHWNEMCQYEASGEVTKVYETSLLLEQEVATTRQLVELVPKQWKILAHELRQRIDQLGAGYKEMSLDGYPLEPLGLQSEIKRFEEQRLSLSEKIEMLEVDGLEEAIQQLSADVDQMYDTFRREVDARHQVKKRKSILETKSATDA, from the coding sequence ATGTGGGCATGGGTGATCGGAGTCATCGTCATCGTATTACTCGTCATGCTATTTAGCATGATCAGTCGAAAAAAATACTACGCGAAAATCGATGAACTTGATATGCGCAAACAAGGCATCGTCAGTGCATCGATTCCAAAGGAGTTGCAGGACTTAAAGCAACTACCGATGGCGGGTGAGACGGAGACGAAGTTCAGCTCCTGGCATCAAGCGTGGGAAGAGTTATTAACGGTCCACGTCGCCCAAATCGATGAGACCCTTTACCGGGCGGAGGAAGCGCTCGATAAATATCGGTTCATCGCCGTCAAGAATGACCTCGAAGTAACGGAACAATTGATTGCGGAACTCGAAGGATTGATCGATGAAATGCTCGTCGAGATGTCGACGTTCAAAACGAATCAATCGGTTCTAGCCGAACTGAAAGCGCAAGGGGAAGCCGATTCAGGGCAAGTTCGGAAATCATTATTGATTCAAGCGAATTCATTCGGTCCGGCGCTTGCGCGTCTGGAAGAACGAAGTGAACAGATCGACGCGCACTGGAATGAGATGTGTCAGTACGAAGCTTCAGGTGAAGTGACGAAGGTGTATGAAACAAGCTTGTTACTCGAGCAAGAAGTAGCAACGACGCGTCAACTCGTCGAACTCGTACCGAAACAATGGAAGATTCTCGCTCATGAATTGCGTCAACGGATTGATCAGCTTGGAGCGGGCTATAAGGAGATGTCGTTAGATGGGTACCCACTTGAACCACTCGGTCTCCAATCCGAGATCAAACGGTTCGAGGAACAACGTCTGAGCCTCTCTGAGAAAATCGAAATGCTAGAAGTCGACGGGTTGGAAGAGGCGATTCAACAGTTATCGGCCGATGTTGATCAAATGTATGATACATTCCGTCGTGAGGTCGATGCGCGTCATCAAGTGAAAAAAAGAAAATCAATTCTTGAAACAAAAAGCGCTACGGATGCGTGA
- a CDS encoding GAF domain-containing protein, with protein sequence MFETKTYEGDRTKQYDMLSKQLDALLMGEDNQVANLSNASALLNQFLDRINWVGFYLTDTEQNQLVLGPFQGLPACVRIPFGRGVCGTSAAEQTTQRIEDVHQFPGHIACDAASNSEIVIPLVKDGQTIGVLDIDSPEFNRFDEVDQAGLEAFCTTLLRHL encoded by the coding sequence ATGTTCGAAACAAAGACATATGAAGGTGACCGGACGAAACAATATGACATGCTCTCAAAACAACTTGATGCGTTATTAATGGGAGAAGACAATCAAGTTGCGAACTTATCGAATGCGAGCGCGTTGCTCAACCAGTTCCTCGACCGTATCAACTGGGTCGGCTTCTATTTGACGGATACGGAGCAAAACCAACTTGTCCTCGGACCGTTCCAAGGACTTCCAGCATGTGTCCGTATTCCATTCGGTCGTGGTGTCTGCGGAACATCTGCAGCAGAGCAAACGACACAACGAATCGAAGATGTGCATCAGTTCCCAGGTCACATCGCATGTGACGCGGCTTCGAATTCAGAAATCGTCATTCCACTCGTCAAAGACGGACAAACGATCGGTGTCCTCGATATCGACAGCCCAGAATTCAATCGTTTTGACGAAGTCGATCAAGCTGGTCTAGAAGCATTCTGTACGACTCTGCTTCGCCATCTGTAA
- the rpsD gene encoding 30S ribosomal protein S4: MARYTGPAWKLSRRLGISLTETGKEIAKRPYAPGQHGNSRRKVSEYGLQLQAKQTLRHMYGVNERQFNRIFNDAGKMPGIHGENFMFLLEARLDNVVYRMGMARTRRAARQLVNHGHIQVDGQRVDIPSFRVKPGQTISVREKSKNFVVIKEALEVAPATKDFVTFDAEKLEGTFVRLPERSELNDQIQEQLVVEYYSR, translated from the coding sequence ATGGCTCGCTATACAGGTCCAGCTTGGAAACTCTCACGTCGTCTCGGTATCTCACTTACTGAAACAGGAAAAGAAATCGCAAAACGCCCTTACGCACCAGGTCAACACGGTAACAGCCGTCGTAAAGTATCTGAGTACGGTCTTCAACTTCAAGCGAAGCAAACACTTCGTCACATGTACGGAGTAAACGAACGCCAATTCAACCGTATCTTCAACGATGCTGGCAAAATGCCTGGTATCCACGGTGAGAACTTCATGTTCTTACTCGAAGCACGTCTTGATAACGTCGTTTACCGTATGGGTATGGCTCGTACACGTCGTGCTGCTCGTCAGCTCGTCAACCACGGTCACATCCAAGTTGATGGACAACGCGTTGATATCCCGTCATTCCGCGTGAAACCAGGTCAAACGATCTCAGTTCGCGAAAAATCGAAGAACTTTGTCGTTATCAAAGAAGCACTCGAAGTTGCTCCAGCAACTAAAGACTTCGTTACTTTCGATGCTGAGAAGCTCGAAGGAACATTCGTCCGTCTTCCAGAGCGTTCTGAATTGAACGATCAAATCCAAGAACAACTCGTCGTCGAGTACTACTCACGTTAA
- a CDS encoding biotin transporter BioY gives MKTRDLTFIALGAAIIAAVSSLPQIQLVGAVPITLQTLAIMTVSAILGGKRGGLAVLIFLLLAAAGLPVLGGKGGLAPFVGPTVGYLIAFPIAGFFIGLVAEKTRRFVPLFIGMIVFGLGLVYLLGTFGLMAVLDLSFKDAFAINYPFVLWDTIKAVIATTIAVRLLPLRLFRTA, from the coding sequence ATGAAAACAAGAGATTTAACATTCATTGCCCTTGGTGCTGCCATCATCGCAGCCGTCAGTTCTTTGCCACAGATTCAACTTGTCGGTGCCGTTCCGATCACGCTTCAGACGCTCGCGATCATGACGGTCAGCGCAATCCTTGGTGGCAAACGTGGCGGACTCGCTGTCTTGATTTTCTTATTACTCGCAGCAGCTGGTCTACCGGTGCTTGGCGGAAAAGGTGGACTTGCTCCATTCGTCGGACCAACCGTTGGGTACTTGATTGCCTTTCCGATTGCCGGTTTCTTCATCGGTCTTGTTGCAGAAAAAACGCGCCGCTTCGTTCCTCTCTTCATCGGGATGATCGTCTTCGGACTTGGTTTAGTTTACCTGCTTGGCACATTCGGTCTAATGGCTGTACTCGATCTATCGTTCAAAGATGCTTTTGCGATTAACTATCCGTTTGTCCTATGGGATACAATCAAAGCTGTCATCGCCACGACGATTGCCGTTCGCTTGTTACCACTCCGTTTATTCCGAACAGCTTAA
- the tyrS gene encoding tyrosine--tRNA ligase has translation MTLLEDLEFRGLINQMTDEEGLKTLLETPTTLYTGFDPTADSLHIGHLLPILVLKRFQQAGHHVVGLVGGATGMIGDPSGRATERSLNTSDIVEEFANRIKDQLSRFLPLEGENPVTIANNLDWTKDLTIIDFLRDIGKHFPVSYMLAKDSVDSRLQNGISFTEFSYMLLQSFDFLKLYEDKGCRLQVGGSDQWGNITAGMELIRRAGHEEKAFGLTVPLVTKADGQKFGKTAGGAVWLDADKTSPYEFYQFWFNVDDLDVIKFLKYFTFLTHEELDALAEEVKAAPEKRVAQRRLAEEMTVLVHGEEGLTQAQRITTALFSGDIKSLQVEDIEDAFKGMPRFTLGEATNLVDVLVEAKISPSKRQAREDVTNGAIYLNGEREQDLTKEITEADAIGRFTIVRRGKKKYFVVEHA, from the coding sequence ATGACGTTATTAGAGGATTTAGAATTTCGCGGTTTAATTAACCAAATGACGGATGAAGAAGGACTTAAGACATTACTCGAGACACCAACGACGCTATACACGGGTTTCGATCCAACAGCTGATTCATTGCACATCGGGCACTTGTTGCCGATTTTAGTCTTAAAACGATTCCAACAAGCAGGTCACCATGTCGTAGGTCTCGTCGGTGGGGCGACGGGAATGATTGGAGACCCGAGTGGTCGCGCAACGGAACGTTCATTGAACACATCGGATATCGTTGAAGAATTTGCAAACCGGATTAAAGATCAACTGTCGCGTTTCTTACCGCTTGAAGGAGAGAACCCGGTCACGATCGCCAATAACTTGGACTGGACGAAAGACTTGACGATCATCGATTTCTTGCGTGATATCGGAAAACACTTCCCGGTCAGCTACATGCTTGCGAAAGACTCTGTTGACTCACGACTTCAAAACGGAATCTCGTTCACTGAGTTCTCATACATGTTACTTCAATCGTTTGACTTCTTGAAACTTTACGAAGACAAAGGATGCCGCCTTCAAGTCGGAGGAAGTGACCAGTGGGGGAACATCACAGCAGGGATGGAATTGATTCGTCGTGCCGGTCATGAAGAAAAAGCATTCGGTTTGACGGTACCGCTCGTTACAAAAGCAGACGGTCAAAAGTTCGGTAAGACAGCAGGTGGTGCGGTTTGGTTAGATGCTGACAAAACATCACCGTACGAGTTCTACCAGTTCTGGTTCAACGTTGACGATCTTGACGTCATCAAGTTCTTGAAATACTTCACGTTCTTAACGCACGAAGAACTTGATGCGCTCGCAGAAGAAGTTAAAGCAGCACCAGAGAAGCGCGTCGCACAACGTCGTCTCGCAGAAGAGATGACCGTTCTCGTCCATGGTGAAGAAGGTCTGACACAAGCACAACGTATTACGACGGCACTCTTTAGTGGAGATATTAAATCGTTGCAAGTCGAAGATATCGAAGATGCGTTCAAAGGAATGCCACGCTTTACACTCGGTGAAGCGACAAACCTCGTCGACGTTCTCGTTGAGGCGAAGATCAGTCCGTCAAAACGTCAAGCACGTGAAGACGTAACAAACGGTGCGATCTACCTGAACGGAGAACGCGAGCAAGATTTAACGAAAGAAATCACGGAAGCTGATGCAATCGGTCGCTTTACGATCGTACGTCGCGGAAAGAAAAAATACTTCGTCGTCGAGCATGCTTGA
- a CDS encoding transglycosylase domain-containing protein has protein sequence MRENWFKFWNHPRTKAVRHWSNITYDVSWNIILFLIIAVLLIGSFSVGAAGGYFASLVKDTKAPPLTEMKQEVNSYAVTSQIYWGSGEKLTNISTDEERQPVDIKNISPYLIDALLSTEDVDFYQHDGVVPKATLRAVLQELTNSASRTGGSTLTQQLIKNQILTNEVSFERKAKEIILALRLENAMSKDEILQAYLNVVSFGRNSLGRNIAGIEAASQGVFNKSAKKLTLPQAAFLAGIPKNPYYYTPYLQGGVVKKDLTPSVNRMKTVLKRMYVAKNITKEQYEKAIKHDITKDFAKQSKRSRDTYPYVYDLAEREATKIMTKYLMKQDGVKEDEVKPSELAEVRANYQDQALVALRQGGYKVHMTLDKKIHESMQQPAKNNGNFPGGMQYKQVVDPKTKKTVSKQDPEETAAVMVQNETGRILGFVGGRYLDGKADDFNRAFQAKRQIGSTAKPILVYSNGIENRLITPASTVNDEEYYYQTVPRQPGDRPIKNEGGRYRGNVTVRTALELSLNVPAVKIYEKMNMSNSIQKLVDMGVEVPDAIRYAPSAALGTMEITPVELAGAYATLANYGEFVQPYVISKITKDGKDIYKAKPKKKRIYEPRTAYLTLDMMRGVFSKGTATFAKSRLNVPGDWAGKTGTTNDVKDSYLVGSTPGVTLAVWTGHDQNNSLIGPTTYYQRTQTLWSQMANATYAANSSYFKSGARFTQPSSVTANDFKNSGRFKEEDKKKKAEEAKKKSRSEEKERSRRKEKRSGRTEERRATKRTRSG, from the coding sequence ATGCGCGAGAACTGGTTCAAGTTTTGGAATCACCCCCGGACGAAAGCCGTTCGGCACTGGTCGAATATCACATACGATGTTTCGTGGAACATCATTTTATTCCTCATCATAGCAGTCCTTCTCATCGGCAGCTTCTCTGTCGGAGCGGCTGGAGGATATTTCGCTTCCCTCGTCAAAGATACGAAAGCACCACCTTTGACTGAGATGAAACAAGAAGTGAACAGTTATGCGGTGACAAGTCAAATTTATTGGGGAAGTGGCGAAAAGCTGACGAACATCTCAACGGATGAAGAACGTCAGCCGGTTGATATCAAGAATATCTCCCCTTATTTAATTGATGCGCTTCTATCAACGGAAGACGTAGATTTTTATCAACATGATGGAGTCGTTCCAAAAGCGACTTTACGAGCAGTCTTACAAGAATTGACGAATTCAGCGTCACGCACCGGCGGAAGTACGCTGACACAACAATTAATTAAAAACCAAATCCTGACGAACGAAGTTTCATTCGAACGGAAAGCAAAAGAGATCATCTTAGCGCTCCGCCTTGAAAATGCGATGTCAAAAGATGAAATTTTACAGGCATATTTGAATGTCGTCTCATTCGGACGAAATTCACTCGGGCGTAACATCGCTGGTATCGAAGCTGCCTCCCAAGGGGTCTTCAACAAATCAGCGAAAAAACTGACGTTACCACAAGCAGCTTTCCTCGCTGGTATTCCGAAAAACCCTTACTACTACACACCTTATCTACAGGGCGGTGTCGTCAAAAAGGACTTGACGCCAAGTGTCAATCGGATGAAGACCGTGTTAAAGCGAATGTATGTCGCAAAAAACATTACGAAAGAACAATATGAAAAAGCAATCAAACACGACATCACGAAAGACTTCGCGAAACAGTCGAAACGTTCGCGTGACACGTATCCGTATGTCTATGATTTAGCAGAACGTGAAGCGACGAAGATCATGACGAAGTACTTGATGAAACAAGATGGTGTGAAAGAAGACGAAGTCAAACCGTCTGAACTGGCAGAAGTCCGGGCAAACTATCAAGATCAAGCACTGGTTGCACTCCGTCAAGGTGGATACAAAGTTCATATGACGCTAGATAAAAAAATTCATGAATCGATGCAACAACCTGCGAAGAACAACGGGAACTTCCCTGGCGGCATGCAGTACAAACAAGTCGTGGATCCAAAAACGAAAAAAACCGTTTCGAAACAAGATCCAGAAGAGACAGCTGCGGTCATGGTTCAGAATGAGACGGGTCGTATTCTCGGATTCGTTGGTGGACGTTACCTTGATGGAAAAGCCGATGATTTCAACCGAGCATTCCAAGCGAAACGTCAAATCGGGTCAACGGCAAAACCAATTCTCGTCTATTCGAACGGGATTGAAAATCGTTTAATCACTCCGGCATCTACCGTCAATGATGAAGAGTACTACTATCAGACCGTACCACGTCAACCAGGCGATCGTCCGATCAAGAACGAAGGTGGACGTTATCGTGGAAACGTGACGGTTCGTACAGCACTTGAACTCTCATTGAACGTACCTGCCGTTAAGATTTACGAGAAGATGAACATGTCGAACTCGATTCAAAAACTCGTCGATATGGGTGTTGAAGTACCGGATGCGATTCGTTATGCCCCTTCAGCAGCACTCGGAACGATGGAGATCACACCTGTCGAACTTGCCGGTGCTTACGCGACACTCGCCAACTATGGTGAATTCGTGCAACCATACGTCATTTCGAAAATCACGAAAGACGGAAAAGATATCTATAAAGCAAAACCGAAGAAAAAACGAATTTATGAACCACGAACAGCTTACCTGACGCTTGATATGATGCGTGGCGTCTTCTCAAAAGGTACAGCAACGTTTGCAAAAAGTCGATTAAACGTTCCTGGAGATTGGGCTGGTAAGACAGGTACGACGAACGATGTTAAAGACTCTTACCTTGTCGGTTCCACTCCTGGTGTAACGCTTGCCGTTTGGACAGGACACGATCAGAACAACTCGCTCATCGGTCCAACGACGTATTACCAACGAACACAAACGCTGTGGTCACAAATGGCGAATGCGACGTATGCCGCGAACAGTAGCTACTTCAAATCCGGTGCCCGCTTCACGCAACCATCTTCTGTAACAGCAAACGACTTTAAAAACAGTGGTCGCTTCAAAGAAGAAGATAAGAAGAAAAAAGCGGAAGAAGCAAAGAAAAAAAGCCGAAGCGAAGAAAAAGAAAGAAGCAGAAGAAAAGAAAAAAGAAGCGGACGCACAGAAGAAAGAAGAGCAACAAAAAGAACAAGATCAGGCTAA
- the acsA gene encoding acetate--CoA ligase: MKVLKALPGKHWLAEYDEANTYDWKDAEQYFSWATTGKVNMAHEAIDRHAEGERANKDALIYFDGTTEQRFTYADMKRLTNKAANVLVDAGVKTGDRIFIFMPRSPELYFALLGALKVGAIVGPLFEAFMEQAVRDRLLDSEAKLLVTTKALLPRVPVGELESLEKVVLVDEDAEESDTLLDFRKAFEQASDVFEPVWLDREDGLILHYTSGSTGKPKGVLHVQNAMIQHLMTGRWVLDLQEDDVYWCTADPGWVTGTSYGIFAPFLNGATNIVVGGRFNPDFWYSVIEKYKVTVWYSAPTAFRMLMGAGADVANHHDLSSLRHVLSVGEPLNPEVIRWGKEAFDQRIHDTWWMTETGAMMICNYKSMDIKPGSMGKPIPGTQAAIIDDQGNELPPFRMGNLALKTPWPSMMRQIWNNPQKYESYFFKGWYVSGDSAYMDDEGYFWFQGRVDDVIMTAGERVGPFEVESRLVEHPAVAEAGVIGKPDPVRGEIIKAFIALRDGYEPTDELKQEIQAFVKEGLAAHAAPREIDFRDKLPKTRSGKIMRRVLKAWELNLETGDLSTMED, encoded by the coding sequence ATGAAAGTTTTGAAAGCGCTTCCGGGGAAGCATTGGTTAGCAGAGTATGATGAAGCAAACACGTACGACTGGAAAGATGCTGAGCAGTACTTTTCATGGGCGACAACGGGGAAAGTCAACATGGCTCATGAAGCAATTGACCGCCACGCAGAAGGCGAGCGAGCGAACAAGGATGCGCTGATCTATTTCGATGGAACGACGGAACAACGATTCACATATGCAGATATGAAACGATTGACGAATAAAGCGGCAAACGTATTAGTCGATGCAGGGGTCAAAACGGGTGACCGTATTTTCATCTTCATGCCACGTTCACCGGAATTGTATTTTGCCTTGCTTGGCGCACTGAAAGTAGGCGCAATCGTCGGTCCGTTATTTGAAGCATTCATGGAACAAGCGGTCCGTGATCGCCTGCTTGATTCTGAAGCGAAGTTACTCGTGACGACGAAGGCACTGCTCCCACGTGTTCCAGTTGGGGAACTGGAATCACTTGAAAAGGTAGTACTTGTCGACGAAGATGCCGAAGAATCGGACACATTACTCGATTTCCGCAAAGCGTTCGAGCAAGCATCCGATGTATTCGAACCGGTCTGGTTAGATCGTGAAGACGGATTGATCCTGCACTACACTTCAGGATCGACAGGGAAGCCGAAAGGTGTGCTCCACGTTCAAAATGCGATGATTCAGCACTTAATGACAGGTCGCTGGGTACTTGATCTCCAAGAAGATGATGTCTACTGGTGTACGGCTGACCCGGGGTGGGTCACAGGAACAAGTTACGGTATCTTCGCACCATTCTTGAATGGCGCGACGAACATCGTCGTCGGTGGACGCTTCAATCCGGATTTCTGGTACAGTGTCATCGAGAAGTACAAGGTAACGGTCTGGTATAGCGCACCAACGGCTTTCCGGATGTTGATGGGAGCAGGAGCGGATGTTGCAAATCATCATGATCTCTCAAGTCTTCGTCATGTATTGTCTGTCGGCGAACCGTTGAACCCAGAAGTCATTCGTTGGGGGAAAGAAGCCTTTGATCAACGGATTCATGATACATGGTGGATGACGGAGACAGGCGCGATGATGATTTGTAACTACAAGTCGATGGACATCAAACCGGGATCGATGGGGAAACCGATTCCAGGAACTCAGGCTGCGATCATTGATGATCAAGGAAATGAGTTACCGCCATTCCGAATGGGGAACCTTGCTTTAAAAACACCATGGCCATCGATGATGCGTCAAATTTGGAACAATCCGCAGAAATATGAATCGTATTTCTTTAAAGGATGGTATGTCTCAGGGGATTCTGCCTATATGGATGACGAAGGTTACTTCTGGTTCCAAGGACGTGTCGATGACGTCATCATGACGGCTGGAGAACGGGTTGGTCCGTTTGAAGTCGAAAGTCGTCTCGTCGAGCATCCAGCTGTCGCGGAAGCTGGTGTCATCGGGAAACCAGATCCAGTCCGCGGTGAAATCATCAAGGCATTCATTGCCTTGCGTGATGGTTACGAGCCAACGGATGAGCTAAAACAAGAAATCCAAGCATTCGTTAAAGAGGGGCTTGCTGCTCACGCAGCACCGAGAGAAATCGATTTCCGAGATAAGTTGCCGAAGACACGAAGTGGTAAAATCATGCGCCGTGTTCTGAAAGCGTGGGAGTTGAATCTTGAAACAGGCGATCTGTCGACGATGGAAGATTGA
- a CDS encoding GNAT family N-acetyltransferase: MFEKQFNHRTHETSLGPVDIEGPVPSQTLATYTLDSGLTAFRPPAEQHQALVEIADLEEGRIIVARQGTEIIGYVTYLYPDPYETWSEGNNPYILELGAIEVSSRFRGQQIGKKLLEISMLDPAMEHYLILTTEYYWHWDLKGSGLSVWDYRKIMEKMMNHGGLVFFPTDDPEIASHPANCLMARIGKHVSPEVVAHFDALRLRRRFMYD; the protein is encoded by the coding sequence ATGTTTGAAAAACAATTCAATCATCGGACGCACGAAACATCACTCGGTCCTGTCGACATCGAAGGTCCCGTACCGAGTCAAACACTAGCAACGTATACACTCGATTCAGGGTTGACGGCTTTTCGTCCACCCGCTGAACAACATCAAGCGCTCGTTGAGATTGCGGATCTTGAAGAAGGACGGATCATCGTCGCTCGTCAAGGAACGGAAATCATCGGTTATGTGACTTACTTATACCCTGATCCCTATGAAACGTGGAGTGAAGGAAACAATCCGTACATCTTGGAACTCGGAGCGATTGAAGTCTCCTCTCGGTTCCGCGGACAACAGATCGGTAAAAAATTACTTGAAATCTCCATGCTGGACCCCGCCATGGAACACTATTTGATTTTAACGACTGAATATTATTGGCATTGGGACCTAAAAGGGAGCGGACTATCGGTCTGGGATTACCGGAAGATCATGGAGAAGATGATGAACCATGGTGGTCTCGTCTTCTTCCCGACCGACGATCCGGAAATCGCCTCCCATCCTGCCAACTGCCTGATGGCGCGTATCGGAAAACACGTCTCACCTGAAGTCGTCGCTCATTTTGATGCGCTACGCTTGAGAAGACGTTTCATGTATGACTGA